From a single Fusobacterium pseudoperiodonticum genomic region:
- a CDS encoding YoaK family protein: MEKIKEEVPEKLRIAVLLSFISGYINAFTYNNAGELFAGAQTGNVIFMALHFAKGNLEKAVEFLIPIISFMIGQIFIYCFRNFFQRRGHKGYIHSSLLMLFIMVMLIVLLPFFDYHFIVVTLAFFAAIQSDTFQRLRGFSYATIMMTGNVKNAPRLLIEGLVQRDRELLVRGFLLFLIIFSFMLGVGISTYFTQFVKKSALVPLILPLSYINYVLFKEEHNVIDVVKSKIRKIK; the protein is encoded by the coding sequence ATGGAAAAAATAAAGGAAGAAGTCCCAGAGAAATTAAGAATAGCAGTTCTTTTATCATTTATAAGTGGATATATTAATGCCTTTACTTATAATAATGCAGGAGAACTTTTTGCAGGAGCACAAACTGGAAATGTAATTTTTATGGCATTACACTTTGCAAAAGGAAATCTTGAAAAAGCAGTTGAATTTTTAATACCTATTATTTCTTTTATGATAGGGCAAATTTTTATCTATTGTTTTAGAAATTTTTTTCAAAGAAGAGGACACAAAGGATATATACATTCTTCTCTTTTAATGCTTTTTATTATGGTAATGTTAATTGTACTTTTACCTTTTTTTGATTATCATTTTATTGTTGTTACACTAGCTTTTTTTGCAGCTATCCAATCAGATACCTTTCAAAGATTGAGAGGTTTTTCATATGCCACTATAATGATGACAGGAAATGTAAAAAATGCTCCTCGTTTATTGATTGAGGGACTTGTTCAGAGAGATAGAGAATTATTAGTAAGAGGTTTTTTATTATTTTTAATAATTTTTAGTTTTATGCTAGGAGTAGGAATATCTACATATTTTACTCAATTTGTCAAAAAGAGTGCATTAGTTCCTTTAATTCTTCCACTTTCATATATTAATTATGTGTTATTTAAAGAAGAGCATAATGTAATAGATGTTGTAAAATCTAAAATAAGAAAGATTAAATAA
- a CDS encoding cupin domain-containing protein: MLGKVITEHGQVVNSQDIMVVHLHLKEGETIPAHNHPGRQIFFTVVEGEVEVYLDEKETYPLVPKKVLEFDGEARISVKALKESDIFVYLVVKR; this comes from the coding sequence ATGCTAGGAAAAGTAATAACAGAACACGGACAAGTAGTTAATAGTCAAGATATAATGGTAGTTCACTTACATTTAAAAGAAGGTGAAACAATACCTGCTCACAATCATCCTGGAAGACAAATATTCTTTACAGTTGTTGAAGGTGAAGTAGAAGTGTATTTAGATGAAAAGGAAACTTATCCATTAGTACCTAAAAAAGTTTTAGAGTTTGATGGAGAAGCAAGAATATCTGTAAAAGCATTAAAAGAAAGCGATATTTTTGTATATTTAGTTGTAAAAAGATAA
- the pdxS gene encoding pyridoxal 5'-phosphate synthase lyase subunit PdxS has product MDTRFNGGVIMDVTSKEQAIIAEEAGAVAVMALERIPADIRAAGGVSRMSDPKLIKEIMSAVKIPVMAKVRIGHFVEAEILQAIGIDFIDESEVLSPADSVHHVNKRDFTTPFVCGARNLGEALRRICEGAQMIRTKGEAGTGDVVQAVSHMRQIMKEINLVKALRDDELYVMAKDLQVPYDLVKYVHDNGRLPVPNFSAGGVATPADAALMRRLGADGVFVGSGIFKSGDPRKRAKAIVEAVKNYDNPEIIARVSEDLGEAMVGINENEIKIIMAERGV; this is encoded by the coding sequence ATGGATACAAGATTTAATGGTGGAGTTATTATGGATGTTACATCTAAGGAACAAGCAATTATTGCAGAAGAAGCAGGAGCAGTTGCTGTTATGGCACTAGAAAGAATCCCAGCTGATATCAGAGCAGCAGGTGGAGTTTCTAGAATGAGCGATCCTAAATTAATAAAAGAAATTATGTCAGCAGTAAAAATTCCTGTAATGGCAAAAGTAAGAATAGGACATTTTGTGGAAGCTGAAATATTACAAGCAATTGGTATTGATTTTATCGATGAATCAGAAGTTTTATCACCAGCTGATTCAGTACATCATGTAAATAAGAGAGATTTTACTACTCCTTTCGTATGTGGAGCTAGAAATTTAGGTGAAGCTTTAAGAAGAATATGTGAAGGGGCTCAAATGATTAGAACTAAGGGAGAAGCTGGAACAGGAGACGTTGTTCAAGCTGTTTCACATATGAGACAAATCATGAAAGAAATCAATCTAGTTAAAGCTCTACGTGATGATGAACTATATGTAATGGCAAAAGACTTACAAGTTCCTTATGATTTAGTAAAATATGTTCATGATAATGGTAGATTACCTGTACCTAATTTCTCAGCAGGTGGAGTTGCTACTCCAGCAGATGCTGCACTTATGAGAAGGTTAGGAGCAGATGGAGTATTTGTAGGTAGTGGTATCTTTAAATCTGGTGATCCTAGAAAAAGAGCAAAAGCTATTGTTGAAGCTGTAAAAAATTATGATAATCCTGAAATTATTGCTAGAGTTTCAGAAGACTTAGGTGAAGCTATGGTTGGAATCAATGAAAATGAAATAAAAATTATCATGGCTGAAAGAGGAGTCTGA
- a CDS encoding PLP-dependent aminotransferase family protein has product MIILNLDNKSKIPLYIQIYTEIKKLIQTKILNANEKLPSKKDFIDYYNISQNTIQNALYLLLEEGYIFSIERKGYFVSDIENLIIQNVKVENKAKFKEKEKIHYDFSYSGVDKKSLARTIFKRITKDVYDEENEDLLFQGHIQGDLLLRKSICEYLSQSRGFKVDAEQIVISSGTEYLFYIIFKLFNNKIYGLENPCHKMFKELFLTNNISFKAISLDENGIVIDDLKKNNVNIAYVTPSHQFPTGAIMSISRRTELLNWANENPERYIVEDDYDSEFKYTGRPIPALKANDINDKVIYLGSFSKSISPAIRVSYLVLPKALLNIYQRELPYFICPVPTLNQKILYRFIKDGYFVKHINKMRTLYKKKREFLVNTIKAYSSKILNKEIQIQGADAGLHMVIKLNQKINEKLFLNECLENSLKLYSLEEYNIEEIHREKSYFLLGYANLTNKEIEEGILLLLKILKKYYIKKIDQKK; this is encoded by the coding sequence ATGATTATTTTAAATTTAGATAATAAATCAAAAATTCCTCTATATATACAAATATATACTGAGATAAAAAAATTAATTCAAACTAAGATTTTAAATGCAAATGAAAAGTTACCTTCAAAGAAAGATTTTATTGACTATTATAATATCAGTCAGAATACTATTCAAAATGCTCTTTATCTTTTATTGGAGGAGGGGTATATTTTTTCTATTGAAAGAAAAGGTTACTTTGTTTCTGATATAGAAAATCTAATTATACAGAATGTTAAAGTGGAAAATAAGGCAAAATTTAAAGAAAAAGAGAAAATACACTATGATTTTTCATATTCAGGAGTGGATAAGAAAAGTTTAGCTAGAACAATTTTTAAAAGAATTACTAAAGATGTTTATGATGAAGAGAATGAGGATTTGTTATTTCAAGGGCATATACAAGGGGATTTATTATTGAGAAAAAGTATCTGTGAATATCTATCTCAATCGAGAGGCTTTAAGGTAGATGCTGAACAAATAGTTATTAGCTCAGGGACAGAGTATCTATTCTATATAATTTTTAAACTATTTAACAATAAAATCTATGGTTTAGAAAATCCTTGCCATAAGATGTTTAAAGAATTATTTTTAACAAATAATATAAGTTTTAAAGCTATTTCATTGGATGAAAATGGAATAGTAATTGATGATTTAAAGAAGAATAATGTCAATATAGCCTATGTTACTCCTTCACATCAATTTCCAACGGGAGCAATTATGAGTATCAGTAGAAGAACAGAACTTTTAAATTGGGCAAATGAAAATCCTGAGCGTTATATAGTGGAAGATGACTATGACAGTGAATTTAAGTATACTGGTAGACCTATTCCAGCATTGAAGGCAAATGATATCAATGATAAAGTTATTTATTTAGGAAGTTTTTCAAAATCAATTAGTCCTGCAATTCGTGTGAGTTACTTGGTTTTACCTAAGGCACTTTTAAATATCTATCAAAGGGAATTACCATATTTTATATGTCCCGTACCAACTTTAAATCAAAAAATTCTCTATAGATTCATTAAAGATGGCTATTTTGTTAAACATATAAATAAAATGAGAACTCTTTACAAGAAGAAAAGAGAATTTCTTGTAAATACCATTAAAGCTTACTCTTCTAAGATATTAAATAAAGAGATTCAAATACAAGGGGCAGATGCAGGTTTACATATGGTAATTAAATTAAATCAAAAAATTAATGAAAAGTTATTTTTAAATGAGTGTTTAGAAAATTCTTTAAAATTATATAGTTTGGAAGAATATAACATAGAAGAAATACATAGAGAAAAGTCATATTTCCTTTTAGGTTATGCCAATTTAACAAATAAGGAAATAGAAGAAGGAATATTGCTATTGTTAAAAATTTTAAAGAAATATTATATAAAAAAAATTGACCAAAAAAAATAA